Below is a genomic region from Miscanthus floridulus cultivar M001 chromosome 1, ASM1932011v1, whole genome shotgun sequence.
CGCCATCAACAAATTCAAGAGTAGGGCTACacattcttcctcttcctccgttACTAGAGAATCAATCCCCTCTACAAATTATATCCTCAAAATTGTAGTCAGGAATTTTTCCCTTTTTCCAGGATAATGCTAAGCTTTTACTTCATAGTTACATAATCATCCATTTTCTTCAATTTGATTCTATATTGAGTTTCTCCTTACTGTTTAAACGTGATTACTCACTTATTTCTTTGCTTCTTTCCAACTATCCAGCCTTTTTAGTTTGCACAAAAAAGTACTAGAGGTTAAACCACTACTATTTGAACTTTGGGCATGTGCTTATGTTTTCAAATAGAAAAGGGGTTGGATGTGGTACATTCAAATGACTATGAACCATTCAAATAAAAAAGGGTTTTGCTTTGGTCCACTTATTAAATAGTTTTTTTACCTATATAGTTTCTTATTACATAGCTTGCTACTTTGGAGAAAGTTCCGCAGCAACGCGCGGAGTATCCTTCTAGTTGCTATTAAACCAAATAGCGATGTTAGCGAAGCTAAAATATTATTAACGATAACAGTAAAACAAGGAGACACATATAGATTAGAGTATGCTAGACTAAAGATATATCTCAGTTATATCACTGTAAAACCAAATAGCGATGTTAGTGAAGCTAAAATATTATTAACAATAGCAACAAAACAACTAATAATCGCGTGACGATAGGTCCTATGAAGAACCATAGCGAAACCATAATAATAAAATTATTATAATAGACTGTTTAAAACCATGCTATCGGGTGACCCACCTCGGACTTGGAAGTGACAAGAgagtaaggccccgtttagatgcgaaatttttttatttttggctactgtagcactttcgtttgtatttgataaaaattgtccaattatgaactatttaggcttaaaagattcgtctcgtcaattacggacaaactgtgtaattagttattctttttacctacatttaatgctccatgtatgtgccgcaagatttgatgtgacagaaaatcttgaaaaattttgaattttaagtaggatctaaacagggcctaacagAGAGTGCTGTCCGCCTGTGCCTGTCattatttttttttttcatttgaaggaTTTTGTGTTGGGCATGGGGCACCGACGCGCACGGACGGGCGGACGGCCCAGACCGGAAGCTGCCTTACGGCGACACGTTTTCCGGGTCCGGCCCAGCAGCAGCAGGGAGGAAGGTTCGCTCGGTCGCTGGCTCCGCGTGCCGTCCCTCCTATAAATCCGAGTCCTCGCGGAGTTCACTGGGCATCAGATCAGAAGCTCACTCGCTGGTCGCTGGCCCACTCACACCTCCGCTGATATTTCGTTTTCGTTCCCCTTCTTTCCGTCGTCGCCGAGGCCCCCCGCGGCTCCGCCAGGCAGATCagatctatccatccaggaaccGGAAGGTGAGCGTCGGGAACGAACCATCCGCCCTCCTAGCGCAGATCTGTAGCCTGGCGTCGCGTTCGCGCCTAGATCGTCGCCTGTCACGATCCGTGCGGTTCTAGATCTGCGAGTTTTCGTTTCCCTGGTGGTCGAATCCTTCCATCCACCAGGAGAGCTCGTGGGTTCCTTTTGGTTTCCCGCTGTGTGTGATCTGATATATGCGTCCGGATCTGATCTGCTGTAATAATCATCAGGTGAACCATGAGCGCCGTGGCGGTTTCGTCGTCGCTGAACCCGGACGCGCCGCTCTTCATCCCGGCGGCGCTGCGGCAGGTGGAGGACTTCTCGCCGCAGTGGTGGGACCTCATAACCACCACCGCCTGGTTCCGCGACCACTGGTCCCGCGAGCACGCCCACCTGGACGAGATGGCCGAGCAGCTCGACGCGGCCAGCCTCCTGCCAGACGACGAGGACCTCTTCTACG
It encodes:
- the LOC136497163 gene encoding protein EARLY RESPONSIVE TO DEHYDRATION 15-like; this translates as MSAVAVSSSLNPDAPLFIPAALRQVEDFSPQWWDLITTTAWFRDHWSREHAHLDEMAEQLDAASLLPDDEDLFYDEQPEQAPAVVDPAPAAAAVLKTDEVLKALNLTSAMGGDAPRGFREKPRHSEKPTKYAGSPKSSAPRLIHQPR